The sequence ACCGTTTTGAACAAACCTACTTTTCAACCTTTAAAGGGATGTATTTCTCTGGTGATGGCGCTCGTCGAGATGAAGAGGGTGACTATTGGATAACAGGGCGTGTTGATGATGTCTTGAATATTTCGGGTCACCGTTTAGGAACAGCAGAGATTGAATCAGCGCTTGTTGCACATCCTAAGATTGCAGAAGCTGCCGTAGTGGGTATTCCACACAATATTAAAGGGCAAGCCATTTATGCTTATGTCACTTTAAATCATGGTGAAGAGCCAACACCTGAACTTTATACTGAAGTTCGCAACTGGGTACGTAAAGAGATTGGACCAATAGCCACACCTGATATCCTTCATTGGACAGATTCCTTACCCAAAACACGATCAGGGAAAATTATGCGCCGTATCTTGCGTAAGATTGCCTCTGGCGACACAACTAACCTCGGGGATACCTCAACACTCGCAGATCCGGGTGTTGTAGAGAAACTGTTAGAAGAAAAACAGTCTCTTTCACTCACGGCTTAGTACACAACAAAATAGCTGTCATTTAAAAAACGTAATACGACAAAGCAAAGGCATTTTCATGCCTTTGCTGGGCTCTCTTACCTAAAAATCATGAAATGCAGGGGATTGAAGCCTCTAAATCAAGTGATAAACCAAACAATTATATAGAGGAGAACTCTGATGAATGCCAATATTTATCAAGAGATAAAAAACAACCCTCGCTTTAAAGAACTGGTTAATAAACGTAGTCGTTTTTCATGGACACTTTCAATTATTACGCTCGTTATGTATGTCTCATTTATCTTACTTATTGCGTTCTATCCACAATGGTTAGGTACACCACTGTATGAGGGAAGCTACATTACACGAGGTATCCCCATTGGTATGGGATTAATCGTCGCTTCATTTTTATTAACGGGCATTTACGTTATTAGAGCCAATACAGAGTTCGACAAACTTACCACTGAAATTATTGAAGAGGTAGAAAAATGAGAAAGTTACTCTACGCAATAAGCTTATTTTTTCTCTCTTCAACGGTTGCTTACGCTACCGCAATAACAGAAGGAGGAGAGAAACAACCTATGAATATTCAGGCCATCATTATGTTCCTAATATTTGTAGGATTAACACTTTACATCACTTATTGGGCTTCTAAACGTACACGCTCTCGTGCTGATTACTATACTGCTGGAGGAAAAATTACTGGCTTTCAAAACGGGATGGCAATCGCAGGTGACTTTATGTCTGCCGCATCGTTTTTAGGGATCTCTGCACTGGTTTATACCTCAGGTTATGATGGGCTTATCTATTCAATTGGATTTCTAATTGGTTGGCCTATCATTCTTTTTATCATTGCTGAACGCTTACGTAATTTAGGGCGTTATACCTTTGCTGATGTTGTCTCTTATCGCTTAAGCCCTAAACCTATAAGAACACTCTCCGCCATTGGATCATTGGTTGTTGTTGCTCTTTATCTGATTGCACAGATGGTAGGTGCTGGAAAATTAATCGAACTCCTCTTCGGCTTAAACTACCATATTGCCGTTGTGCTCGTCGGTATTCTAATGGTGTTATATGTTTTATTTGGGGGCATGTTAGCCACCACTTGGGTTCAAATCATTAAAGCTATCTTATTACTTGCAGGTGCAAGTTTTATGGCTGTTATGGTGATGAAAACTGTCGATTTTAATTTCAATACCTTATTTAAAGAAGCCGTCAGTGTTCACTCAAAAGGATCCTCTATCATGAGTCCTGGTGGGTTGGTTTCTGATCCTATATCTGCTCTCTCTTTAGGTCTTGCTCTCATGTTTGGTACGGCAGGACTTCCTCATATCATCATGCGCTTCTTTACTGTTAGTGATGCAAAAGAAGCCCGTAAGAGTGTTTTCTATGCAACAGGTTTTATCGGTTATTTCTATATTCTTACTTTTATCATTGGTTTCGGCGCTATCTTACTCGTTAGCCCTAATCCTATGTTCAAAGATGCCGCTGGCGCTTTGATTGGTGGAACCAATATGGCGGCAGTTCATTTAGCAGATGCCGTTGGTGGTAATTTCTTCTTAGGCTTTATTTCAGCCGTTGCCTTTGCCACGATTTTAGCGGTTGTTGCAGGACTGACTTTAGCGGGTGCATCTGCGGTCTCACATGATCTCTACGCTAATGTAATTAAAAATGGTCACGCAGATGAAAGACAAGAGCTAAAAGTATCCAAAATTACTGTGGTTATCTTAGGCATTGTCGCTATCGGTTTAGGGATTTTATTTGAAAAGCAAAATATTGCTTTTATGGTAGGGCTAGCGTTCTCAATTGCGGCGAGCTGTAACTTCCCGATCATCTTGTTATCTATGTATTGGAAAGGACTTACAACACGAGGTGCTGTCGCGGGAGGATGGTCTGGGCTATTAGTTGCTGTCATGTTGATGATTTTAGGACCAACAATTTGGGTGAGTATTTTAGGTCATGAAAAACCTATATACCCTTATGAGTATCCAGCATTATTCTCAATAATCATTGCGTTTGTTGTCTCATGGCTTTTCTCTATTACAGATAAATCATCTTTAGGTGAGCAAGAAAAAGCAAAATTCCAAGCACAGTTTATTCGTTCTCAAATAGGTTTAGGTATTGAACAAGGTAAACAGCATTAACAGCCTAAAATAATGTTATATCTAAATAAAAATAACCCCAAAGTGAACGCCAACTTTGGGGTTATTCATTACCAATGATTTCTACCAATTAACATAAAAATATTGATTTTATTTATCGCATTTACTTATTTAGAATATTTTTAAGCTTTAACTACATATCTATACGATTATTTAAATAACTTATTATTCATTATTTTACCGTTATAAGAACAAAAATAAATCAAAATAAAATCAATCAATTACAAGTAAAATCACACACAACTTATTTCCTATATAACTTATTAATGACACTAAGAAGCCAAAAATAATAAGTAAAAAACATAATAATATCAGTTTCAGACACACTTCAGCCAAACAAGGCTTGTATTGTCAAAAAGTAAATGGTTAACTTTTTATTCTACATAAAAAGAGGTGGTAGTTTTTAAATAGATTATGTCTAGGTTAACTCATTACGCACTTTTATTTTTCTTATCTATGGCACCGGCAATATTGGGTGGTTCAACGCTGCATATAGAACAAAAAATCTATATTGTACTTATTGGTTGGCTACTTATGCTGATATGTAGTGGCATTTATCGTTCTGTTTTTGGGAAAATAATAACCTTTACTATTAGTGCACTATGGTCTTTAAACCTCTCTATTTCTCTCTTTTTCTATCGTGAGCACGATAGTACCTTTTCATCATCCATTGCTGAAACTTTTATTAATACTAACGGCAGCGAAACTGTCGGTATGCTCTCTTATAATAAGTATTATGTTTTATTTTATGTATGTGTTTTTACTATTTACTATTTTCTCATCCATAAAGCGGCTAGCGTCTCTAATCTAAAAACAACAAAAAAAAGTATGATTGCCTTTATTATATTAATAGCACTCATTCCAATTTATAAAAGCTTGGCATTAAGAAGCGATAATAACAGTAAATTACTTGCAGAATATACCCTTCTAAATACACCTTTTTATAATGCAGCAGCACTTGTCCGAACCTTTCACGAAAATCGCCAAATTAGAAGAATTGCCTCTCAGAAAGTTGAGTTTCAATATACTAAAAATAGTGATAATACAGAAGTTTATATCCTTATTCTTGGAGAATCAGTGCGTAGAGATCATCTAGGAATTTATGGCTATCAGCACAATACAACACCTAATCTAATGAAAGAAAAGAGTAATCTTATTCTATTCAATAAAGTGTATTCTCCAGCACCAGTAACCATTCTTTCTGTACCAATTTCACTCTCAAATATAGGGTTAGAACAATTACAAGATAAAAATCATTACGCTGACAATATTGTTTCCCTCGCAAATCATGCTGGATTTAAAACATATTGGCTAAGTAACCAAGGTGAAGGCAATCAAAAAACCAGTGTTATTTCTGTCATTGCTAATATGGCCCAAAATAAAAAGTGGAATGAATTTATCGGTTATGATGAGGAGCTACTACCTTATTTAGATAAAGCTCTCAATGAGCCATCTACACAGAAAAAATTAATCATCTTACATACATATGGTAGTCATGAGCCGGCCTGTAATCGATTTCCAAGTCAGTATTTGAAAAAGTTTACACAAGAAGATGATGATAACTGCTATGACAGCTCTATCGCATATACAGATAAATTAATTAATGACATCATCGAGAGAGTGAAAGATAAACCAGCCACTGTTCTCTACTTTGCAGATCACGCTTTACAGCGTCTCGATAAAAATAGAGAGGTTCGTTATCATCATGGTGTCAATACACCACGAAAAGAAGCGTATGACATCCCCTTGTTCATTTGGTATAGCCCATCATCTATTAAACCTATTATCAATAATGACGTTTTAAATAAGCCTTATTCTACGGTAAATAACTATTGGTTACTCAGTAGTTGGCTTGGAATAGAACATCATTCTCCTCAAAAATGTCACTCACCATTAAATGAGTGCTATCGTCCGAAAGCATCAATCACCGTTATTGATGGTAATAAAAATTTGTTAAATTATAATAACTTGAGATCAGAGCAACAAGAGCCACAATAATATGTGGCTCATTATAAACAACAATTAACGGTCTTCAATTACAACATAAATGGCATTTAAAGATCCGTGAACACCAACAACTTTAATTAACTCAATATCAGAGGTACAACTAGGACCACTGATAATATTAATACAAGAAGGCATTCTAATATCACATTCAGCCATTTGATGTAGCTTCTCTGCTAACTGTGCAACTCGGGGTAAAATGGTACTGCGTTTAATAACAAAAATCGTGGTTTCTGGTATTAAGCTAACACTACGTCCTTTATCTGCCCCTGAAAATAAAACCACCCCTCCCGATTCTGCTAGCCCATATTCAGCAAATACAATTCCAACCTTAGCCCGCTTAACTAATTCAATATTTTTTTCACCGAGATGGTGATCCCAAATTTGCACTTCACAATGCAGTGATAATAAATCGATAGCACCACTCTCTTTTAAACGCAGATCTCCTGTTAAAATAACAGGTTCGCCATACTTCTCAGTCAGTGTAAGTAAGGTGTGAGATAATGCATCTTGTGTTGTAAGTTCATAACGACTTCCTGCTAACTTAGCGGTGTTAAGAAAATACTGGTAGCAATCTTCTTCTGATAGATCAGTTAATCGTTCTTCAGGATACATATTAACGGGTACAGGCAATACTTCAGGATTAGTTTTTAATGGTCTACCTAATTGAGAAGCAAGATGAGATAAAAAAGCTTCTTTGTTATTATTCATTGCTTATTTCTCCTCTTTTTGATGTTTTTTAAACCAGCTACGAAAACTTTCTCCATCACCTTCAGGGAGATCTCTTGCTTCAGTCCACGCTTTTAACGCTCCAATATTTAATGGTACTTTGCCATCTTTAATAAACCATTTCGCTGCATGAGCACCTACATTCATCCCTACTTTCCATAATGCAGGATGACGATTAACATAATTAAAGATATCGGTAATAGTACGTTCTGTTTTTGGGGTAATACCTTCTGTAACCATAACCGCTCTGTGTTTTTTAATGAGACCTGATAATGGTATTTTTACAGGACATACAGAGTCACATGCTGTACATAATGAACAAACATAAGGCAAGTATTTAAAATCTTTATATCCGCCTAAAAGCGGAGTTAAAACAGCGCCAACAGGGCCTGGATAAATAGAACCATAACCTTGTCCACCAATATGTCGATAGGCAGGACAAGTATTCATGCAAGCACCACAACGAATACAACGTAAAATATCTTTAAATTCAGAGCCAATGATTTTTGAACGCCCATTATCAACAATAACAAGATGAAAATCTTCTGGGCCATCTACGTTGTCATTTTCTCTAGGACCTGTGAGCCAAGTGTTATACCCCGTTAAACGCAA comes from Proteus vulgaris and encodes:
- a CDS encoding LutC/YkgG family protein, with product MNNNKEAFLSHLASQLGRPLKTNPEVLPVPVNMYPEERLTDLSEEDCYQYFLNTAKLAGSRYELTTQDALSHTLLTLTEKYGEPVILTGDLRLKESGAIDLLSLHCEVQIWDHHLGEKNIELVKRAKVGIVFAEYGLAESGGVVLFSGADKGRSVSLIPETTIFVIKRSTILPRVAQLAEKLHQMAECDIRMPSCINIISGPSCTSDIELIKVVGVHGSLNAIYVVIEDR
- a CDS encoding phosphoethanolamine transferase, with product MSRLTHYALLFFLSMAPAILGGSTLHIEQKIYIVLIGWLLMLICSGIYRSVFGKIITFTISALWSLNLSISLFFYREHDSTFSSSIAETFINTNGSETVGMLSYNKYYVLFYVCVFTIYYFLIHKAASVSNLKTTKKSMIAFIILIALIPIYKSLALRSDNNSKLLAEYTLLNTPFYNAAALVRTFHENRQIRRIASQKVEFQYTKNSDNTEVYILILGESVRRDHLGIYGYQHNTTPNLMKEKSNLILFNKVYSPAPVTILSVPISLSNIGLEQLQDKNHYADNIVSLANHAGFKTYWLSNQGEGNQKTSVISVIANMAQNKKWNEFIGYDEELLPYLDKALNEPSTQKKLIILHTYGSHEPACNRFPSQYLKKFTQEDDDNCYDSSIAYTDKLINDIIERVKDKPATVLYFADHALQRLDKNREVRYHHGVNTPRKEAYDIPLFIWYSPSSIKPIINNDVLNKPYSTVNNYWLLSSWLGIEHHSPQKCHSPLNECYRPKASITVIDGNKNLLNYNNLRSEQQEPQ
- a CDS encoding cation acetate symporter, producing the protein MRKLLYAISLFFLSSTVAYATAITEGGEKQPMNIQAIIMFLIFVGLTLYITYWASKRTRSRADYYTAGGKITGFQNGMAIAGDFMSAASFLGISALVYTSGYDGLIYSIGFLIGWPIILFIIAERLRNLGRYTFADVVSYRLSPKPIRTLSAIGSLVVVALYLIAQMVGAGKLIELLFGLNYHIAVVLVGILMVLYVLFGGMLATTWVQIIKAILLLAGASFMAVMVMKTVDFNFNTLFKEAVSVHSKGSSIMSPGGLVSDPISALSLGLALMFGTAGLPHIIMRFFTVSDAKEARKSVFYATGFIGYFYILTFIIGFGAILLVSPNPMFKDAAGALIGGTNMAAVHLADAVGGNFFLGFISAVAFATILAVVAGLTLAGASAVSHDLYANVIKNGHADERQELKVSKITVVILGIVAIGLGILFEKQNIAFMVGLAFSIAASCNFPIILLSMYWKGLTTRGAVAGGWSGLLVAVMLMILGPTIWVSILGHEKPIYPYEYPALFSIIIAFVVSWLFSITDKSSLGEQEKAKFQAQFIRSQIGLGIEQGKQH
- a CDS encoding DUF485 domain-containing protein, whose translation is MNANIYQEIKNNPRFKELVNKRSRFSWTLSIITLVMYVSFILLIAFYPQWLGTPLYEGSYITRGIPIGMGLIVASFLLTGIYVIRANTEFDKLTTEIIEEVEK